From a region of the Odoribacter splanchnicus DSM 20712 genome:
- a CDS encoding ATP-binding protein yields the protein MQHFAVFLLDKRSFVSGSNSRFLSSDVVTEFRGRGDEIRIWPLTFDEYFNGIGGDIRKAWLDYYTFGGLPQVALLETEEKKTDYLRGLYETTYLRDVIERNHLRNPEGMKELVRVLASGIGSSTNPTRIANTFQTVQGVTIKRDTIKQYIDYLKDSFLIEEALRYDVKGRKYIGTETKYYFADVGIRGAILNYRQQEETHIMENIIYNELRSRGYNVDVGLVELGGKDENGKFVRKQLEVDFVVNRPPYRVYIQSAFHMPTPEKEQQERRPLLSINDHFRKIVIVGDEIHRKEDKLGVLTVGLLDFLTDKNLLEQG from the coding sequence ATGCAACATTTTGCTGTTTTTTTACTTGATAAACGCAGTTTTGTGTCAGGCTCAAACTCTCGTTTCCTGTCAAGTGATGTTGTGACTGAGTTCCGAGGTAGAGGTGACGAGATACGCATCTGGCCTCTCACCTTTGACGAGTACTTTAATGGTATTGGTGGCGATATACGCAAAGCTTGGTTGGATTACTATACTTTTGGAGGACTGCCACAAGTGGCTTTGCTTGAAACGGAAGAAAAGAAAACAGACTATTTGCGTGGTTTGTATGAGACGACCTATCTGCGTGACGTAATTGAGCGCAACCATCTGCGTAATCCTGAAGGAATGAAGGAATTGGTGCGTGTGCTTGCCTCGGGCATTGGTTCGTCAACCAATCCAACGAGAATAGCCAATACCTTTCAAACTGTACAGGGGGTAACCATAAAAAGAGACACTATAAAACAATACATTGACTATCTGAAAGACTCATTCTTGATAGAGGAAGCCTTGCGCTATGATGTGAAAGGCAGAAAATATATTGGTACCGAGACGAAATACTACTTCGCTGATGTCGGCATACGTGGAGCCATTCTCAACTATCGTCAACAGGAAGAAACGCACATTATGGAAAACATTATCTATAATGAGCTTCGCAGTCGAGGATATAATGTGGACGTAGGATTGGTTGAACTTGGTGGCAAGGATGAGAACGGTAAGTTTGTCAGAAAACAGTTGGAGGTAGACTTTGTGGTGAACCGCCCTCCATACAGAGTGTATATCCAGTCGGCTTTTCACATGCCTACGCCAGAAAAGGAACAGCAAGAACGTCGCCCATTATTGTCAATCAATGACCACTTTCGTAAGATTGTCATTGTTGGTGATGAGATTCATCGCAAGGAGGACAAACTCGGTGTGTTGACTGTTGGACTATTGGATTTTCTGACGGATAAGAACTTGTTGGAGCAAGGATAA
- a CDS encoding RNA polymerase sigma factor: MVSDECTLLKQFKSGEREAFDRLFKMYAPQLGYFCLRLVRQEDAEEIVQETFIKLWETRDKIKVELNFNTYITTIAKNLIYDMFRKKLVEQRYYQKFQSLIQEQLAVENELFRKNLQEVMFDSINKLSEQQREVMMLKCKGFNNDEIAELLGISKRTVEAHLNKAYKKLRQDLGEVRYYSFLLFF, encoded by the coding sequence ATGGTTAGTGATGAGTGTACATTATTAAAGCAATTTAAATCAGGTGAACGAGAGGCATTTGACCGATTGTTTAAAATGTATGCTCCGCAATTGGGATATTTTTGTCTTAGATTGGTTCGTCAGGAGGATGCAGAAGAGATTGTACAGGAGACATTCATAAAATTGTGGGAAACCCGGGATAAAATCAAGGTAGAGTTGAATTTTAATACTTATATCACGACTATAGCTAAAAATCTGATTTACGATATGTTTCGTAAAAAATTGGTGGAACAGCGTTATTATCAAAAATTTCAATCGTTGATTCAGGAACAATTGGCGGTTGAAAACGAACTTTTCAGAAAGAATCTTCAGGAAGTAATGTTCGATAGTATAAATAAACTTTCGGAACAACAACGGGAAGTAATGATGCTGAAATGTAAAGGTTTCAATAATGACGAAATCGCCGAATTGTTGGGGATATCGAAACGTACGGTAGAAGCTCACCTCAATAAAGCTTACAAAAAGTTAAGACAAGATCTCGGTGAAGTGAGGTATTACTCTTTTTTACTTTTCTTTTAA